A stretch of the Fusobacterium varium genome encodes the following:
- a CDS encoding putative transcriptional regulator, with amino-acid sequence MKKLKSDSPIPLYYQLREIIRDKIMNEDWEYGTEIPSELKLCDEFNLCRATVKQAMDGLVNEGLIVRKKGKGSFVVYQKITENFLLEPAFSKKSGEAGLNDYSTVIFSDFTEVDSRMQKILGLEKNGTVYQIERLHYIDGKPVLLDTHYINPKWAGNISKEDIKEIAVYKYIENTHEKIFTNYKIGVQAIMLDQYEKEQFDFPEIPTGMVVECLSFIGKEPVVFNRRTYRGDRCDLCLEFVAVNQKMEVVNSEISIGDRNGKRH; translated from the coding sequence ATGAAAAAATTAAAAAGTGATAGTCCAATCCCTCTTTATTATCAGCTCAGAGAAATTATAAGAGATAAAATAATGAATGAAGATTGGGAATATGGAACAGAGATACCTTCAGAATTGAAGCTTTGTGATGAGTTTAATTTATGCAGAGCCACAGTAAAACAGGCAATGGATGGTCTTGTAAACGAAGGACTTATTGTAAGAAAAAAAGGAAAAGGATCTTTTGTAGTCTATCAAAAGATTACAGAGAATTTTCTATTAGAACCAGCTTTCAGTAAGAAAAGCGGAGAAGCAGGATTGAACGATTACTCAACAGTGATTTTTTCAGATTTTACAGAAGTTGACAGCAGAATGCAAAAGATATTGGGATTAGAAAAGAATGGTACAGTATATCAAATAGAAAGGCTTCATTATATAGATGGAAAGCCAGTTCTTTTAGATACACACTATATTAATCCAAAATGGGCAGGAAATATTTCAAAGGAGGATATCAAAGAAATTGCTGTATACAAATATATTGAGAATACCCATGAAAAAATTTTTACTAATTATAAAATAGGGGTGCAGGCAATAATGCTTGATCAGTATGAAAAAGAGCAGTTTGATTTTCCAGAAATACCTACAGGAATGGTAGTGGAATGTCTGTCATTTATAGGAAAAGAGCCTGTTGTATTCAATAGAAGAACTTACAGAGGAGATAGGTGTGATCTTTGTTTGGAATTTGTAGCTGTTAATCAAAAAATGGAAGTTGTTAATTCAGAGATTTCCATTGGAGACAGAAATGGAAAACGTCATTAA